Proteins from a genomic interval of Rhipicephalus microplus isolate Deutch F79 chromosome 6, USDA_Rmic, whole genome shotgun sequence:
- the LOC119167856 gene encoding uncharacterized protein LOC119167856 → MSANIVEALFVHIERVPFDVLKYLDDENEDWLPRLKGVRPERFVHEIRRALGASPDLQQVAWLYCWLLSRQRICPWLLVRFVPTTMQVDYYKLFTDCATALQTLTGQHWIVRARKISITYYACIVNSDLDPQCLKSGVMFLVLWEGLRFAAAYAETNVELQSLTTALQFALRGKSVELMLGQYGDLDSVIWAGRHDCGGRFLLRSDPSHLSQMFWRFDDEPERVADQGSPAQTQIEAPTQEVQLTVLPLDFICN, encoded by the exons ATGTCGGCCAACATCGTGGAAGCCCTGTTCGTACACATCGAGCGAGTGCCCTTCGACGTCCTCAAGTACCTGGACGACGAGAACGAGGACTGGCTTCCGCGACTGAAAGGTGTGCGACCGGAACGCTTTGTTCACGAAATACGCCGAGCTCTGGGAGCCTCACCGGACCTGCAGCAGGTCGCCTGGCTCTACTGCTGGCTCCTGTCGAGGCAGAGGATTTGCCCGTGGCTTCTGGTTCGCTTCGTCCCCACCACAATGCAGGTCGACTACTACAAACTTTTCACGGACTGCGCGACCGCGCTGCAAACCCTGACTGGTCAGCACTGGATCGTCCGTGCGAGGAAAATAAGCATAACGTACTACGCGTGCATCGTGAACAGCGACTTGGATCCCCAGTGTCTCAAATCCGGGGTGATGTTCTTGGTCCTGTGGGAGGGCCTGCGATTCGCGGCTGCGTACGCCGAGACTAACGTGGAACTGCAGTCCCTCACGACCGCCTTGCAGTTCGCCCTGCGCGGGAAAAGCGTGGAACTGATGCTGGGCCAATACGGGGACTTGGACAGCGTGATCTGGGCGGGTCGCCACGATTGCGGCGGCAGATTCTTGCTTCGGTCAGACCCGAGTCATCTGTCGCAAATGTTTTGGCGCTTTGACGACGAGCCAGAAAGAGTGGCGGACCAGGGTTCGCCCGCGCAGACGCAAA tcgaggcccCGACACAAGAAGTACAACTGACAGTTCTGCCTTTGGATTTCATCTGTAATTAG